The sequence below is a genomic window from Globicephala melas chromosome 14, mGloMel1.2, whole genome shotgun sequence.
AGATATATACAGGCACTAGTTATGAATAAAATTCACCAGGAAAATATGACTTGTATTTCAGATATTTGGAGTTTGAATATTATACTCATTGAATCACTGAgtcaataaagaaatttatttcatgCTCCcgaataaaacaaatttaagataAATGTGCTAGGTTGGCTCTAGGAACAACTTCAATATTGAAGCAATATTGACTTATATGCATATAGCAATACACATATATTGCTTTTTGAATCACTTTTAATGTgagtaatacatatatttttaatggcaTTTAAAGTCTTGTTTAGTGAAAAATGGCAACTCTGTTTGACTTGCCTTTTCTGAGTCAATCATGAAACTGTTTAATGAATTAGCTGAGATATAGTAAGAAAGAAAAcgttgtttagttttgctttactCAGTAGAGATACGAGAGTAAGTTCTTTTCAGGTAGTGAGTTGAATGGCCAAAATCACTAATGTGATGGCACAAAATCACATGTGCCATTTCCTACTTCACATTGTGCCCACTAAGTAATACAGATTTGGTCACCATGTTCTTAGCATTTTTTTTCAGGGATGTCACACGCACTGCGGAGGAGCTGAGTAGGTAGGTGCTTGATCTCTCTCGATAGGACTTCCTTCCACAACACAGCTGGCTATTGAAGTGCCTCCTGAAGCTTTCACTGAGCAGATAAAGAGTAAATGGATTGACACAAGAACTGCAAAAGCTCAGAACCCGGGCCACTAAGGTGACAATCATGTGGCCTAGAGATGGGTCAATCTCATTATAGTTGAAAGACCTATACATGTAAAGGATGTGATTTGGAAACCAGCAGAAGACAAAGCAACACACGAAGACCAGCACAATTTTGGCCAGGCCTTTCTGTGTTTCCATCTGCAAATATAAGGAAATAGTCCCactgattaaaatgaaaatggaggCAGCCACATTCTAAAACACATCATGGTGCAAAAGATGTAAAACTTAACATGCAAATGCATCCAAAAGCACAAAAAGGATTTTCCTAGTCAAAGTAATGATTTTAACAATTTGATGAAGCCTATTTTGGTCACTATActaatttcactttaaaatatttgatagtttATAAATGGGTATGTCTTCATGTTAAAACTGTGATCttgaaaattttcttatttttaactctttttcctttgcttaacGTCTTATTGTGATCACTATAAATATAAATCATTTGTTTGTATTAAATCCATTGAACTAATAAACCACAGAATATATTCaagtttagaaaatttttaaatcagactattttaaataagaaatactgATCTATTGAAAAAGGGCATgacttttttaaaactcttatccacaaaaaaaaaaaaaaaaccttgagatTTAATTTAAACCCCTGACTCTCATAAATCAAAATAACCTGACATAATTGTCATTTCTATAAACATTACTACGTTCGGCTGCctaaccttaaaataaaaataaaaacattttctatcttttcataAAATTCACCTCCTATGTTTACTGTTTTATAAGAAGGTCTTCAGGACTGTGATAAATAGACAAAATTCAAATATGGGACTTTAATCGTTTTAAAtctaaaaatcattttctaaCATCTAGAGTCCAAAGCTTAGCTCACATTTGTCTAAtttgtttgaatatttaaataaggCAACATGAAAGTGAAAGCATAATTTATTAAGATATTTATAGTAGACAACATATTTTCTGAGCTAAAACTATTGGTAGTTAACTAGAATATACCAGAGAAGTCTGGAAAGGTTTAGGATTGAAACAGATCTGACACTGGGGAGTAAGTAGTAGTGAATGGTGACAGTAAACAAAGGTGCGAGTGAAAAGGAATCTAGTTCAAGAAGCAGAATGTGGTACTCCAGATGTATACCAGTGGCATAAATTAGGCAACTTGGCCTTATAAATGAGGTGGATGTGAAATTTACATTACTAAGCACAGTCCTCCCTAGCAGGTGGAGCATAGGTGCAAGAATTTCGCAGCAGTCTATACTTGGAGATTCAAATGTATAGGCAGGCTGTTAGCTTTGAGATTACTTCTTGGCAGATGTCAAGCCCAGTTACCCAGCCAGAGTTTATAAGTCCCAATAGGgaaattcacatacacacacacacacaaaagtcagaACTAAGaccactgaaaaacaaaaaagtggaggtggggaaggtCAGAGGAACTCAACTTTAGAAACCAAAGCAAAAACTCAGATACCCAAACTGAGACACAAATTGGATCACAGGGCTCTGAATAAAAGGATTGTATATAAAGGGAAAAGTACAGTGAGCCTGTGACCCAGACATTTTTGCTTCAATGATGCCAGGTATTGAGGtaataaatatattactttttctaataattaCTTTAATGACTGGTATTTTTTAAGCCTTAAAGCAGATGTGGATCACTGATGTTTATGGACATCAATAAATAGAGGTCACCATCTGCACAGGAAAACCTTAACCAGATTTAGTGCCCAAAGCCCCAGCCTGTGCCTCCAGCTACAGCCCATCAAATTTTAATCATCTGTGATTCAACTCCCCGTACCTACAGAGCCCTTTGGAAGAAGTTCCTCACTAGGAATGCACAAATGTACAACTTGAAACTGTCCCATAACTGCAGTATTTCCATCTTAACGCAACTGGTTTTACCTTACATTAGTACTATGTAttctttagagaagaaaaagtacaTAAGGTGCAGgtcatagttttaaaattagtatgtaatatttatttatcggAAAAGCTATAAAGTTGAATTAGATCAAGTCCTATTTCAGCACCAGCCCACCTTCTGATCACTCTCACTATTGCTCTGCTGCCCTCTGTTCCCAGTCTCTCATTTTGGCATCTTAGCCAAACCTCATCCCCGGACCCCAGCAGTGTCCTACAGTCCTTTCCTGATGCGTCCTTCCCCCAGACTTTCTGTCATCTTTAGTGAGCTaatgggagaagaaaaaataattgaataaatatatacttataatgTGAAATTCTTTTCTGGTTTGTTATGTGTTTCTTTGCATAAACATTTGCACATAAAGAAAAGCCACCAGAGACATTAATTTCAAATGAGCCTAGGCCCAGATGTCAGATAAGCTGGACTTCAGTGGGCTTTTAGAGCTAACACATGGCCACATATTAGAGAACCCCCAACATCCCTTCCAGTTCAGGCTAGTGCATGTTCCAGTGCCCTTCTGACTGTTCTAATCATTCCTGATAGTGAAAGCCCATGAAATAGAACTCAAAATAGCACCTAATGCTTCTGCCCAGcttgcccccaacacacacacctacCAAGCTTACCTGTTTTTTGGTAATGTTCATTGTATTCTCCCAGAAGATTATGTGCACTTTTAATTAAGTCCTTGcaatatgataataataaatactaataatAACAAGTGGTATAAGGAAGTAGACCGAGAAGAGGAACACTGAATGAATCTTTGGATGTAATTCATCAGTCTGAGGATAGGGTATACACGCCGTGAAACTGCCATTATCCAAGCCACCGATGTGCGCCACTTGGGAAAACACGGCTTCTGGAACAGCCAACAGCACCGAGACCACCCAGATACCCACTGCCTTCACACAGGTCCACAGCACTGCCCCTGATGTCTGGATACCCATGGGTTTTACAGTGGCTCTGTACCTGGGCAGATAATACATTTCAAATTActctcttaagaaagaaaaattaaagagagaaaggaaaagagagagagagatcttacTAAAAAGAGAGGTGCCAACGCCCCATTATTCCCAGGCTGTTACGTAGTGTGAGGAATAACTAAGATCCTTGGTGTCTCTCTGTCTACAAGTCATTCTACTGCTTATTAGCACAGAAGAcatgaagagaaaagcaaatattttaaattgtcatttCCCAAATTGCAGTAATTTGCTTACCTCCTTCACAAGTATTTTCTAAATCTACACGTACTACAAGTATCATtgtatattgaatatttttatttaaatacttttatttccaaaaaatcTATTACTACTGAAATTGATATAATATACAATaaccataaaatataaaatgttcacaAAATAGTATTATTAAAATTTACCTGGATACTCTTCTAGAGCTTCTGAGGCTGGGtctcctacttttttttcttaaggacaTTAAGAAATCTTAGAGGCTAATCCAGACTGGGATTTTCTCCCTAATTCAGTCATAAGGACgaaaagaactgaaaatggaATAACATTCTGTCTTTACAGTTCAAATTTCTTTAATGTCAAGACCTCATGCAGTCTTCTCTCCTCCCACCTAACACCATCGTAGTGGTAAATGAACCACACTCCAGGATGCAATGGCTTAAACAATCCAAGCCTCTGTACCTCATTCAATTACACATGACTATTAAGCaaggtaataaaaatacaaaccgAGCAAAATTGTATATAAACCTCAAATTACTTATATCTGTCTTTAAAAGTATTTCAGGTTACAGTATACCTAGGAGGTTAACAAGATACAGCAGAAAGCGATTTTAGTCAGACAAGTCTGCACTGTTATCTCATCTCTGATATCCTTTGGAAAATCACTTAAgatctttttcttcatctgtaaggtgGGGATAAAAACACCACCCTCAAAGTTTTGTGATTAGAAAAACTGCATAGAACACCTATTACAATGCCTGGCACCTAGCAGATATTAACCATGCCATGACCCTGTACCTTCTCCTTATTTACATTTGAATTAGTCTGATATTCTAAAACTTCATAATATTTCAAGCTACGTAACAAGCGGATAAAGTCTCCTTCTGAGGTTCTCTAAAGATGTGTCTCATTGCCCACGGGAGAGGAGCAGCCCCCAGCCTCAATACCTTTCCAAGGGGAGCCTCTAatgcaattttaattatttttaaaataatgattttcttatatttttttcaagcGTCACATCAGTCAATTTTAACTCCTTTTACTCTAATTCCCAGATacagtctctctccttctcctctcctcctctcagcccttcctttctccctcctctccccaggtaCACTCCCTGCCCCTCTTCACTGCTTTTCTAGGCCACCCACAGTTACCTATGCCCTTACCTGTGGGTGCTGAGGGCAGTGAGAGTGAACACGGACACCCCCACGGAGGTGAGCTGGATCACCCGGATGAGTTTGCAGCCCACCTTTCTGAACATCTACTCGTCAAAGAAGTAGCGGGATTTgttaccgtatgctaacacatatatatggaatctaagaaaaaaaaaaaaaaaggtcatgaagaacctaggggtaagacgggaataaagatagacctactagagaatggacttgaggatatggggagggggaagggtaaactgtgacaaagtgagagagtggcatggacatatatacactaccaaaagtaaggtatatagctagtgggaaccagccgcatagcacagggagatcagctcggtggtttgtgaccacctagaggggtgggatagggaaggtgggagggagggagacgcaagagggaagggatatggggacataatgtatatgtataactgattcactttattataaagcagaaactaacacaccattgtaaagcaattatactccaataacgatgttaaaaaaattaaaaagaagaagaagtagcAGGAAGCATCCACAGGGACGCAGGCGATCAGCAGCAGCACGTCCCCAACGGCCAGGTTAGAGATGAAGATGCTGGGGACTCATGGCGCTGTTGGTGATGAAGATCCTCACCAGCATGATGTTGCCCAGCAAGCCCACTGTGATGATGAGCAGGTAGAGGGACGGGATCACACAGCGGATCACGAACTCCGCAGTGGTCCCGTCCGGGGCGGGTAGGAAATCCCTTTCCAAGACCTCTGGAACGAAACCTCTCTGATTCACGCCCGCGGTCCGGGAGAGGTTGGAAAGAGACTCGGGGGGCATGGTCTCTTTCCCAGGAGAGTCCGCTGGAGTTTTCATGCACCCAGGTGCCTTGAAAAGTGCAACGCACTCTTGGGCTTAATGGATTTCCCTCTTGCCAAGTTTACCTCCCGCGGGGATCGCGTCACACCGCCTTGTCCCGAGGAGGACCGGGCCGGGTGAGAAGACTGGCCACAGGCTCCAGCCTTTCACTTTTAGAAGGGGCACGCACATTGGCTCCTGCTGGCTccgaatttaaaaaaaaaaaaaaaaaaaggaagaagttgaGTCTTTGTTCCAGTCCTCAATGGTTTGTTCTCGCTTATAGATAGCGGAGAACAGCCTTTTTGTGAACAAAGATTTATCCCTCTGGAATTAATTAAAatacctgccagggcttccctgatggcgcagtggttgagagtctgtctgccgatgcaggggacacgggttcgtgccccggtccgggaagatctgacgtgccgcggagctgctgggcccgtgagccatggccgctgagcctgtgcgtccggagcctgtgctccgcaacgtccCACAGCTTTGCTCTTGTTTCTGCAGTTCCTGCTGTATTTTGTGGGATTGGAGGGGCTGAGTCCTCTCTCGCACACTGCCTCCCTATATAGATCTATTCTTACTCACCTCCGAGTAGGAGACGCCCCAGACAGAAGTCTGTGAACCTCTGAAGATTTGGGGGCTGAGCTGGTGAGTCCCTGAGGCTCTCGCACTgaatttaggaaagaaaaggagtgaCAAAAGAGGAAGTAAATGAATGGAATTCCCTCCCTACTTTTCTTCCTTGATCCACTTTTCTCACCCCAAATATAGAAACTTTCCTACTGCtggcatattattttttaacttacagtttattgaaatatagcATGCATAAGGTATACAATTCTTAAAAGTAAGTTCAGTGTAACCACCATTCAGAATCTACAGTCTAACCACTATCCCCTAATGTCACCACTATTCATTCTGCCTTTTATCATCTAAAGTTAGTTTGCCTGCTTTTGAgaatcatataaatgaaattataaaatgtttaatcttGTGTCCagcttcttttactcaacattatAGCTGTGAGATCCACCCACATTTTTGTGTGTAGtatttttcattgctgtatactATTCCAGTATAAATATACCACTGTTCGGGTATCCCTTCTAATGTTGATTGACATTTGGATTCTTTATAGCTTTAGCTAATTTGAGTAATGTTTCTGTAAATAGCCATGTGCCTGTCTTCTGGTGCACATTGGAATTCCAGACGTGGATTTGCTAGGTCACAATGATTATGTTAAACTTgagcagaaattaacaatttttcaaagtgaattccaagtttttttcttttggaaacttGCTTGACAATACCTATTAAGGCTGAACATATGCATGTCTATGACTGAGCAATGCCACCCCTAAGTATATTCTCAATATATATCTGATACATTGTTTTAAATAGAATGTCCCTAAGAACGAAATAACTCTCCAAATTAACACCATTTGAGTCTAATATAAACCTCTCAGG
It includes:
- the NMBR gene encoding LOW QUALITY PROTEIN: neuromedin-B receptor (The sequence of the model RefSeq protein was modified relative to this genomic sequence to represent the inferred CDS: inserted 3 bases in 2 codons; substituted 2 bases at 2 genomic stop codons); this translates as MPPESLSNLSRTAGVNQRGFVPEVLERDFLPAPDGTTAEFVIRCVIPSLYLLIITVGLLGNIMLVRIFITNSAMXVPSIFISNLAVGDVLLLIACVPVDASRYFFDEXMFRKVGCKLIRVIQLTSVGVSVFTLTALSTHRYRATVKPMGIQTSGAVLWTCVKAVGIWVVSVLLAVPEAVFSQVAHIGGLDNGSFTACIPYPQTDELHPKIHSVFLFSVYFLIPLVIISIYYYHIARTXIKSAHNLLGEYNEHYQKQMETQKGLAKIVLVFVCCFVFCWFPNHILYMYRSFNYNEIDPSLGHMIVTLVARVLSFCSSCVNPFTLYLLSESFRRHFNSQLCCGRKSYRERSSTYLLSSSAVRVTSLKKNAKNMVTKSVLLSGHNVKXEMAHVILCHHISDFGHSTHYLKRTYSRISTE